The segment CCAATCAAAAGATATATACAAAGATGGGAGCGAGATAAGAAACAATGAACAATTCAGAGAAAAAGGGATCAATGTAAATTTTGTTGAAGAGTCATCGGATCACCTGTTTGTTAGAACGTTTGAAAGAGGTGTTGAAGACGAAACACTTTCGTGTGGAACAGGAGTTACTGCCTCGGCACTAGCATTTGCCATTAAACAAAATATCAAAAAAGGAAGTGTACAAATTCAAACTTTAGGCGGCAAACTAAAAGTTAGTTTCGAAAGAGAAGCAAATGTCTTCAAGAACATTTGGCTGGAAGGTCCTGCAACTTTTATATTTAAAGGAGAAATCTCAATTTAATGGAATTAAAAAAAGGCAATATCAGTTTTAGGGCCGTCGAACCGGAAGACGTGAAAATCCTTTTGAAATGGGAAAACAATGTTGACACATGGCATCTGAGCAGCACCCTTATCCCTTTCTCACGATTTGATATCGAACAATATGTAATGAATTCCAACAAAGATATTTTTACAATTAAACAATTACGATTAATGATTGATCTTTCAGAGAAGGATCAACAGATTACAGTTGGTTGTGTTGATTTATTTGAGTTTGACCCCATCCACAAAAGAGCAGGGATCGGAATTTTAATCGATGAAGCTTATCGTAGAAAAGGAATTGCTGCTAACTCCTTAGATTTACTATCTGACTATGCTTTCAACATATTAAATCTTCATCAACTATTTTGTAATATTGAAGAAGACAATAAAAACAGCCTTTCCTTGTTCCAGCATCATGGGTTTAAAATTGCAGGGTTAAAAAACGACTGGAATTACAAATCGGGCAATTGGATTAATGAATACTTATTACAACGAATCAATAACAAATAAACTATCTAAAACCATGGCCTATTATCATACAAAGTATAGTTCATTTAGGAAAAAATCAAAATTTCACCGAACAATCATATTTATTCTCCTCCTATTAATTATTATAGCATTAGCTATTGGTTATTTTATTTACCAAATAATTAGCGAACCAAATGTTTGGACAAAAGATGAAACAAAAGTTTCAATTTATATTCCCACAGGATCAAGCTTTGATGAAGTCAAAACAATCCTTTATAAAGACGGTTTAATTATTCATCGTAAGAATTTTGAATGGTGGGCCCAAAAGAAAAAATACCCTGAAAATATTAAGGCCGGTAAATACCTTCTTCTCAATGGGATGTCAAATAATGAATTGATCAACCATCTCAGATCAGGTAACCAAGAACCGGTAAAACTGATCTTTAATAACATCAGGGATATTGAGCAATTAGCGACGAGGGTTTCTGAACAGCTGGAGCTTGATTCGGCTTCAATTATCAACTTATTAAATGACAGTACTTATATCTCAAATTTAGGATTTAACAAATTCACCATCTCAAGTTTATTCATCCCTAACACCTATGAGTTTTTCTGGAATGTGAGTGCTGAAAATTTTATCAATCGCATGATTCGTGAATATGAGAATTTCTGGAATGATAAGCGAAAAGCCAAAGCAGCTGCATTAAATATGACTAAGATGGAAGTTGTAATACTGGCCTCTATCATTGATAAAGAAACTCAAAAAAATGACGAAAAGCCAATTATTGCAGGAGTTTACATCAATCGAATAAAGCGAAACTGGTTACTCCAAGCCGACCCGACTCTTATCTTTGCATTGAACGATTTTGGTGTTAAGCGGGTATTAAATGTTTATAAAGACATTGATTCGCCCTATAATACTTATAAATATCCGGGGTTGCCGCCCGGACCGATATGTATTCCTTCAATTGCTTCGATTGATGCCGTATTAAATTATCATGAGCACGATTATTTATACTTCTGTGCCAAAGAAGACCTTTCTGGCTATCATAATTTTGCCAGGACCAACAGTGAGCATAACCGAAATGCTCAAAACTATCAAAGAGCTTTGGATAAATTAAGAATCTTTAAATAAGATTATATTTATTCCTTTCATGTTAACTTCATTTTCACCTGCCGATTTTCTCTATATTTGCGTTTGAAATAAATAATATTAAAACCCAGGGCAAGTTCTGGGCCCTTTCTTCCGGATCACGCTCCGGGGAATTAAACCACCCTTTCTCGTCTGCCGAAGCGGAACGCGAAGGCAAATTAAAAATATGGATGGAATAAAAACAATTATTTGGGATTGGAATGGAACTTTGCTGGACGATACTATCATTTGTAAAAGTATCATCAACAATTTACTTGAACAACGAAATTTGCCAAAACTAAGCCTTCAGAAATATAAAGAGATTTTTACATTCCCGGTCAAAGATTATTATCATAAAGCCGGATTTGATTTTACTCAAGAAGATTTTGAAATTCCTGCAAATGAATTTATTGTCAGTTATACCGATAAAGTCAAACTCGCAAAATTACATCAAGAAGCTACTAAAGTTCTTGAATATTTCAAATCCGGAAACATCAAGCAATTCATCCTCTCTGCGATGGAGCAAAACTCACTTAAAAAATCAATTGAGCAATATGGGATTTATCATTATTTTCAAGCAATTTATGGGATTAGCGATCATTATGCACATAGCAAAACGGCAAATGCAAAACGGTTAATCTCCGATTATGATTTAAATCCTTCTGAAGTTTGTTTGCTTGGCGATACGGTTCATGATCATGAAGTTGCCGAATTGATAGGCTGCCAATGTATTTTAATTGCCGATGGGCACCAAACAAAAAACCGATTGATCGCAACAGGAAGAATTGTGTACGACAGTTTAGGTGTACTTAAACAGAATTTTTGATCTTGATCTTTGTCAGATTTTTAATTTTCCATTTTGATAATATTCTTCTTTATTTACTTTTCCATCTTCCGAAAAAGATTTCCAAATTCCTTCTTTTAATGAATTTAAGTAATTACCGCTGGTTTCAACCTGTCCATTCGGGTAAAACATTTGAATAAGCCCTTCCTTTAAACCTCGCACATAAAATCCTTCGAGTTTTTTAGTACCGTCGGTATAAAACTGCTTCCACTCCCCGTCTTCAACATCATTTTTATAATTAAGCTCTTCTGCAACATTTCCATTGGGGAAAAACTGCCGCCAAAGTCCATTTTTCTGATTATTTATATAAATCTCTTCCGACAATAAAACCCCATCATATTCGCTATAATATCTCCAAACACTATCTTTCTTTTGATTTAAATAGTTGCCTTCAGCCATCAACTTTTCGTTACGATGAAATAATTTTGCATATGATTTCTTACCCTCATTATAAAAAACTGACAGCGCCCTTAATTTGCCATCCGGGTAATAATATTTAAAAGTATCGATCGGGATATCATTTTTAAAGGTGCCTTCATATTTTAAATACCCCATTTCATCAAACGACTTCCAGTAACCTTGTTTACGGCCCAGATCATCCTTATTATTTAATTGGGTTTGATTTTGACTCATCACTGAAAAGCAAAAAAGGACGAAAAGAATTAAAAAAGAAGATTGTTTAAGTAACATGCTTTAACATTTTAATGATTCATAAAATTAATCTTTTTACCAGAATATGTTTTAAGTTAACTTTGTTTCAATCTTAAAATGCCATAAATAGTGAATAGTTACTCCTCAAAACTACTTGAAGATGCAGTGAATGAGTTTGCAAAACTACCCGGTATTGGCCGTAAAAGTGCATTGCGGCTTGCACTTCATCTATTAAAACAACAAACTGACGATGTCGAACAATTTGGGAAAAGCATCATCAGAATGCGAAATGAGATGAAGCAATGTACTGTTTGCCATAACATATCCGATGTGGATACCTGTGAAATTTGTGCAAACCCCAAACGCGATCGTTCAATTATTTGTGTGGTTGAAGATATCAGGGATGTAATGGCTATCGAAAACACCTCTCAATTTGTTGGCTTGTACCATGTTTTAGGAGGCATTATTTCCCCGATGGAAGGTATAGGCCCTGACGACCTTCAAATTAGAAGCCTTGTTTCACGAGTTCAAAGTGGTGAAATTAAAGAAGTAATCATGGCTCTGTCAACTACCATTGAAGGAGACACCACCAATTTTTATATTTTTAAGAAATTAAAGGATACCCGGATTAAAATTACAACCATTGCCCGTGGTATCTCAATTGGCGACGAACTCGAATATGCGGATGAAATTACGCTTGGTCGGTCTATTTTAAACAGAACGCCATACCATTCAGGTCTGTAAAAGGTATTTAGCGTGAGTTCGACATAATATAAAATCATGATATTAGACGCTAGACATTAGATGTTAGATGTTAGATTTTGACTATTGATTAAAACCCTTCTTGAATCTTGTGTCTTGTGTCTTGTGTCTTGAATCTTGAATCTCGTGTCTAACTTCTAACTTCTTTTAGTTCAAAAGGCTAAATTTCAGTCATGCTGAACCAGTTTCATGAGATAAACTTAGAACGAACTGAATGATTTTAATAAACGGCGACACCGCCATCTCCACTACTTGAATCAGCAGCCCCTGACATGATACCTTTTTCGCGATCATAAACAATCCCCATTAAAGCACCTATGTTTTCGACTGATCTGAATTTATGCCCCATCAATTCCAACACTTTCTTTGTATCTGCCGATATCCCCCATTTCTCATAAATTACCTGGTCAGGCAACCATTGATGGTGGATTTTACCCGCTTCGATGGCCGTTTTAATGTCCATTTTATGATCGAGCACATTCAAAATAGCTTGCATTACAGAGTTAATAATTGTACGTCCACCGGGACTGCCAATAACCATGTACACTTTTCCATCCTTGGCTATAATAGTTGGTGTCATACTCGATAACATCCTTTTTTCAGAGGCAACCTGATTTGGATTTGTTCCGATTTGTCCATCAGTTTTAGTAATGCCGGGAACCGGGTTAAAATCTCCCATTTCATTATTTAATAAGAAACCCAGATCTTTGGCAATAAGTTTGCACCCATAACTATTTTCGAGGGTATAGGTTAAAGAAACAGCATTCCCATCCTTATCCAACACTGATAAATGGGTGGTATTTTCTCCATCGTATAACTGCCCAAACATAGTTGAGTCACTTAAAGAGGCTTTTTCCATATCGATGGATGCTGCCAATTTTTTAGCATAGGTTTTTGATAAGAGTTTATCCAATGGCATATCGGGATTGAAATCAGGATCACCCAAATATTCGGCCCTGCTCGCATAACCTCTGCGCATCACTTCTGTTAGAACATGAATATAATCTGCAGAATTAAAGCCCAAATCCTTAAGATCAAAATCCTCGAGCATATTCAACATCTCTATCATGGCAACGCCACCTGAACTTGGCGGAGGCATCGAGTAAACCTCATATCCTCTATATTGTCCAACAACCGGTTTGCGTTCGATGGCCTCATATTTTAATAAATCTTCTTCGGTGATCAGACCACCTTCTTGCTGAACATATTTTGCCAGGAGTTTCGCGGTTTTCCCTTTATAAAAACCGTCCCGACCATGATCCCTAATGCGTTCA is part of the Bacteroidota bacterium genome and harbors:
- a CDS encoding GNAT family N-acetyltransferase; the encoded protein is MELKKGNISFRAVEPEDVKILLKWENNVDTWHLSSTLIPFSRFDIEQYVMNSNKDIFTIKQLRLMIDLSEKDQQITVGCVDLFEFDPIHKRAGIGILIDEAYRRKGIAANSLDLLSDYAFNILNLHQLFCNIEEDNKNSLSLFQHHGFKIAGLKNDWNYKSGNWINEYLLQRINNK
- the mltG gene encoding endolytic transglycosylase MltG; this translates as MAYYHTKYSSFRKKSKFHRTIIFILLLLIIIALAIGYFIYQIISEPNVWTKDETKVSIYIPTGSSFDEVKTILYKDGLIIHRKNFEWWAQKKKYPENIKAGKYLLLNGMSNNELINHLRSGNQEPVKLIFNNIRDIEQLATRVSEQLELDSASIINLLNDSTYISNLGFNKFTISSLFIPNTYEFFWNVSAENFINRMIREYENFWNDKRKAKAAALNMTKMEVVILASIIDKETQKNDEKPIIAGVYINRIKRNWLLQADPTLIFALNDFGVKRVLNVYKDIDSPYNTYKYPGLPPGPICIPSIASIDAVLNYHEHDYLYFCAKEDLSGYHNFARTNSEHNRNAQNYQRALDKLRIFK
- a CDS encoding HAD hydrolase-like protein, with product MDGIKTIIWDWNGTLLDDTIICKSIINNLLEQRNLPKLSLQKYKEIFTFPVKDYYHKAGFDFTQEDFEIPANEFIVSYTDKVKLAKLHQEATKVLEYFKSGNIKQFILSAMEQNSLKKSIEQYGIYHYFQAIYGISDHYAHSKTANAKRLISDYDLNPSEVCLLGDTVHDHEVAELIGCQCILIADGHQTKNRLIATGRIVYDSLGVLKQNF
- a CDS encoding toxin-antitoxin system YwqK family antitoxin, producing MLLKQSSFLILFVLFCFSVMSQNQTQLNNKDDLGRKQGYWKSFDEMGYLKYEGTFKNDIPIDTFKYYYPDGKLRALSVFYNEGKKSYAKLFHRNEKLMAEGNYLNQKKDSVWRYYSEYDGVLLSEEIYINNQKNGLWRQFFPNGNVAEELNYKNDVEDGEWKQFYTDGTKKLEGFYVRGLKEGLIQMFYPNGQVETSGNYLNSLKEGIWKSFSEDGKVNKEEYYQNGKLKI
- the recR gene encoding recombination mediator RecR codes for the protein MVNSYSSKLLEDAVNEFAKLPGIGRKSALRLALHLLKQQTDDVEQFGKSIIRMRNEMKQCTVCHNISDVDTCEICANPKRDRSIICVVEDIRDVMAIENTSQFVGLYHVLGGIISPMEGIGPDDLQIRSLVSRVQSGEIKEVIMALSTTIEGDTTNFYIFKKLKDTRIKITTIARGISIGDELEYADEITLGRSILNRTPYHSGL
- the ggt gene encoding gamma-glutamyltransferase; the protein is MNNLFIQKPFRQILTIILLVIFLIPIQIKAQTYARNGLVSSSSMIASEVGRDILKQGGNAIDAAVATAFALAVTWPSAGNIGGGGFLVFMNDKAEVTTIDFREKAPIKASSTMFLDKNGNIFNDSNHTGGLSIGVPGTVAGLYLAQQKYGKLRWEEVVQPAVDLANNGFPFTWTLYNHSIAFKESYAQSLPEFAKFMLEEDGSYREPGKLWKQPDLGASLERIRDHGRDGFYKGKTAKLLAKYVQQEGGLITEEDLLKYEAIERKPVVGQYRGYEVYSMPPPSSGGVAMIEMLNMLEDFDLKDLGFNSADYIHVLTEVMRRGYASRAEYLGDPDFNPDMPLDKLLSKTYAKKLAASIDMEKASLSDSTMFGQLYDGENTTHLSVLDKDGNAVSLTYTLENSYGCKLIAKDLGFLLNNEMGDFNPVPGITKTDGQIGTNPNQVASEKRMLSSMTPTIIAKDGKVYMVIGSPGGRTIINSVMQAILNVLDHKMDIKTAIEAGKIHHQWLPDQVIYEKWGISADTKKVLELMGHKFRSVENIGALMGIVYDREKGIMSGAADSSSGDGGVAVY